Below is a window of Humulus lupulus chromosome 2, drHumLupu1.1, whole genome shotgun sequence DNA.
AAAGTGTAATTTTTGTAGTAAGGATATTAAGGGAGGGGTGAAGATAGTGAAAGAACATCTTGCTTGCACACACAAAGATGTAAAACCATGTCCTAAAGTACCTAAAGAAGTCAATGATAAGATAAGTCAATATTTGAAAGACTATGAAAATACAAAATTTATTTCTCAACGAAAGTTTGATGAGGCGGTGGATTGTGGATCCTGCTTTGGTGATGGAcctagtggttgtggtagtggaaCTCCTTTGGAGGGAGTGAATTCTTGTCCTAGCGGTAGCTCTAGAGGTGTTGAAGGACCTATGGATCGATTTATGGAGAATAAAGGAGatgatgaaaatgaaaaaaagacCACTTCCATAAAAATGACTCCAATGAGTGCTAAAGAGCATCGAAATCAAGTTTGTTTAGATATTGGGAGATTCTTTTTTGAGAATGGGATCTCATTTAATTGTGCAAGAAGCCCATCATATTTCAATATGTTGTGTTCGGTTGGGAATTATGGTCGAGGATTGAAAGCTCCTACAATGCATGAAATAAGGACTTGGATagtaaaagaagaagagaagacaacATCCGAAATTGTGAATGAGATCAAAGCAACATGGAAACAAACATGGGTTTCATTATTATCAGATGGTTGGTCAGATATGAGAAATAGGAGTCTGATCAATTTTCTAGTTAACAATCCCTATGGGACTGTTTTTTTGAAAACTATTGGTGCATCAGATTGTGTAAAAGATGCACAAAAATTGTTCGAATTACTTGATGGTGTTGTTGAAGAAATTGGAGAAGATATTGTCATTCAGGCGATCACTGATAATGCAAGTGCATACAAGGCAACTGGAAGATTATTAAT
It encodes the following:
- the LOC133814276 gene encoding uncharacterized protein LOC133814276, whose amino-acid sequence is MSRKDPTWKYSVEIEVPEKSKDIKGGVKIVKEHLACTHKDVKPCPKVPKEVNDKISQYLKDYENTKFISQRKFDEAVDCGSCFGDGPSGCGSGTPLEGVNSCPSGSSRGVEGPMDRFMENKGDDENEKKTTSIKMTPMSAKEHRNQVCLDIGRFFFENGISFNCARSPSYFNMLCSVGNYGRGLKAPTMHEIRTWIVKEEEKTTSEIVNEIKATWKQTWVSLLSDGWSDMRNRSLINFLVNNPYGTVFLKTIGASDCVKDAQKLFELLDGVVEEIGEDIVIQAITDNASAYKATGRLLMEKRKSFVLDFVCCSLY